Below is a window of Bacillota bacterium DNA.
GGTCCCCTCCGAGAGACAATTTCTCACTCTCACAGAAACGCGGAAGGAATTCGGCCAAGTCCGTTGAACATAGCCCACTAAACATAACAATAGAAACACATTGTGCCTATTGTGTCAAGCCGTGCCGGATGGCGTTGTTCTACCGCTGCCGGCGTCGTTACCTCAAAACTCGTCTGGTGTGGTGGAACGTCGGTATGCATACGTACGACATCGTCAGGAAACTCGATGCACCCCGGATTCTTGAACACGTGACCCGCCTTGCGTCTTTCGGTCCTCGTAACCCGTGTACGCAAGGTGATAGGGCATCTCTCGACTATATTATCAGACTGGCTGACGAGTGGGGTATCGATCATTGGACCGTGCCCTGCCGCGTTTCAAAGTTTGTGCCACATTCAGCTACTCTCGAGTGTATCGCTCCGGCGCCAGGAACCGTGCTTTGCATGCCCCAGGACAGGACCGGAGCCGCTCCCCCCGGCGGTCTGACGGCAGAGGTCGTATATGCCGGCTACGGACGCGAATCCGATTACGCTGGCAACAACGCAGCCGGAAAAATCGCGCTGCAGGAAACCTGGGGGCTGGATTCGTCGGAGAAACTGTCGATCGCGCGCCACTTCGGCGTCGCAGGCTTGATCTGGATACACGCCCACCCGGGCGGGAAGCTCGCCGCATGGGGACTTACAGCGGAACCGGCGTCAATGCCGGTCGTTTGCGTGTCGTATGAAGACGGTCAGCGGCTGCGCCGGGCCTGCCAGGAAGGTCCTGTCGTCGTGCGCCTCGACTGTGACGTAGCCGGCGAACCCGGATACAGTGACCACCTGTTCATGGAGATACCGGGGACTGATGGCAGTGGGCGCGTTTTCATGCTTGTAGCCCACCGGGATACCACTCACATAAGCCCCGGGGCAAACGATAACGCTTCCGGCATGGCGGCAGTGCTCGAGATCATGCGCGCGTTTCGCGATCAACCCCTACCATTCGGCCTGCGTGCGATGTTTTCGGCGGCGGAAGAAGGCGGCGGCATCGGCCTGGCCCAGTATGCGAGGGAGCACCTGAAGG
It encodes the following:
- a CDS encoding M20/M25/M40 family metallo-hydrolase; the encoded protein is MPQDRTGAAPPGGLTAEVVYAGYGRESDYAGNNAAGKIALQETWGLDSSEKLSIARHFGVAGLIWIHAHPGGKLAAWGLTAEPASMPVVCVSYEDGQRLRRACQEGPVVVRLDCDVAGEPGYSDHLFMEIPGTDGSGRVFMLVAHRDTTHISPGANDNASGMAAVLEIMRAFRDQPLPFGLRAMFSAAEEGGGIGLAQYAREHLKGNSHTVLGAINLDMISVGSNLRIVTGDKRSRTSARINEYLARSAASLNYHLDSYEISIGLADTGPLLDAGIPASWLFKPDDPRVHTDEDLPEHVNANDLKVTADIVAHALISMGNDIAGMGKGGTAVGIR